The Martelella sp. AD-3 genome includes a region encoding these proteins:
- a CDS encoding type II toxin-antitoxin system HicB family antitoxin yields MTHYIAVVHQEGESAFGLHFPDVPGCFSAADDLDDILANANEALALHLEGEDPPEARPIDAVRADVDVMCDLAEGAFLVTVPFHPE; encoded by the coding sequence TTGACCCATTACATTGCCGTTGTTCACCAGGAAGGCGAAAGTGCTTTCGGCCTGCACTTCCCGGATGTTCCGGGTTGCTTCTCCGCAGCCGACGATCTGGATGACATTCTGGCCAATGCAAACGAGGCATTGGCACTCCACCTGGAAGGCGAGGACCCGCCCGAGGCGCGCCCGATTGATGCCGTTCGCGCGGATGTCGACGTGATGTGCGATCTGGCCGAAGGCGCCTTTCTGGTCACCGTCCCGTTTCATCCGGAATAG
- a CDS encoding head decoration protein produces the protein METASFAPNDLIVGDVPVVTRTVTIASGQDLKRGAVLGEITANSKHVLSLAAADDGSEEPACVLAFDVDASGGDVEAQAYFGAAVDAAKLNLGAGHDATSVEQSFRRKGAALFVRRLD, from the coding sequence ATGGAAACGGCAAGCTTTGCCCCCAATGACCTGATCGTCGGCGACGTTCCGGTCGTCACCCGCACCGTCACCATCGCCAGCGGCCAGGATCTGAAGCGCGGCGCGGTGCTGGGCGAGATCACCGCGAACAGCAAGCACGTGCTGTCGCTCGCCGCCGCCGATGACGGCTCGGAAGAACCCGCATGCGTTCTCGCCTTCGATGTCGATGCCTCAGGTGGCGATGTCGAGGCGCAGGCCTATTTTGGCGCGGCCGTCGATGCCGCAAAGCTAAACCTCGGCGCCGGGCATGATGCGACAAGCGTCGAGCAGTCCTTCCGCCGCAAGGGTGCCGCACTCTTCGTGCGCAGGCTCGACTAA
- a CDS encoding type II toxin-antitoxin system RelE/ParE family toxin, protein MIRTFKDARTEKVASGKAPKGFPANLVKSAIRKLTMIDSAHVLDDLRSPPGNRLEALKGDRQGKHSIRINDQWRICFVWHEGGAEDVEIVDYH, encoded by the coding sequence ATGATCCGGACGTTCAAAGACGCCAGAACCGAGAAGGTCGCTTCAGGAAAAGCGCCGAAGGGGTTTCCGGCCAATCTGGTAAAGTCCGCCATTCGCAAGCTCACCATGATCGATAGCGCGCATGTGCTGGACGATCTGAGATCGCCGCCCGGCAACCGGCTTGAAGCCCTCAAGGGCGACAGGCAGGGGAAGCATTCCATCCGGATCAACGACCAATGGCGGATCTGTTTTGTCTGGCATGAAGGCGGCGCCGAAGATGTCGAGATCGTCGACTATCACTGA
- a CDS encoding phage minor tail protein L: MTGSHYGTMLVVEQAGNGLSQTAQGLVSDDIIHLYELDASVIGGGIYRFTSSAFEEAPVSFGGNVYAPTPIETDGWEMSSQGTMPRPTLKVANVSGVLSAVVNEFGDLVGATFRRIRTFRRFLDGMEDADPDAHFPVDVYRIEQKTNQNRVYIEWTLAAAIDQQGRKLPGRQVIQSACTHTYRRFDPETGSFDYSRATCPYAGSACFDAKGNAVSASEDRCSKLLQSGCVKRFGHGDLPTRAFPGVGRANT, encoded by the coding sequence ATGACGGGATCGCATTATGGCACGATGCTGGTTGTCGAGCAGGCGGGAAACGGCCTGTCGCAGACAGCGCAGGGGCTGGTGAGCGATGATATCATCCACCTCTATGAACTTGATGCCTCGGTGATCGGCGGCGGCATTTATCGCTTCACGTCATCAGCTTTTGAGGAAGCGCCAGTGTCTTTCGGCGGCAATGTCTATGCGCCGACGCCGATCGAGACCGATGGCTGGGAAATGTCGTCGCAGGGCACCATGCCGCGCCCGACGCTGAAGGTCGCCAATGTCTCGGGCGTGTTGTCGGCCGTGGTCAATGAATTTGGCGATTTGGTCGGCGCGACCTTTCGAAGGATCCGCACCTTCCGGCGGTTCCTGGATGGCATGGAGGATGCGGATCCGGACGCGCATTTCCCCGTCGATGTCTATCGGATCGAGCAGAAGACCAACCAGAACCGCGTCTATATCGAGTGGACGCTGGCCGCCGCGATCGATCAGCAGGGTCGAAAGCTCCCCGGCCGGCAGGTGATCCAGAGCGCCTGCACGCATACCTATCGGCGCTTCGACCCGGAAACCGGTTCGTTCGACTATTCCAGGGCCACATGCCCCTATGCGGGCTCGGCCTGTTTTGACGCGAAGGGCAATGCGGTTTCGGCGTCGGAGGATCGCTGCAGCAAGCTTTTGCAATCGGGCTGCGTCAAGCGCTTCGGCCATGGCGATCTGCCGACCCGGGCCTTTCCCGGCGTTGGCCGGGCCAACACCTGA
- a CDS encoding S49 family peptidase yields the protein MNYPEIASRMFNTPLMLQPAKADTIARAFAPRVLGLPDGDAGQMGLIGEKIRTDVNDWGEKSYRGVDRPMDGIGLIEIEGSLVNKGRWIGKFCGMTSYEGIGILADDCRADDSIRAVVIEVDSFGGEVTGAFDCAEKIFELSQVKPTIAVLTDHACSAGYLLASAARQIVLPSTGLCGSIGVVSVHVDVSGWLKKEGLNVTILKAGARKADLNPYEAIPEDVLARELSELEELRVEFAETVARYRAGRLSKDQALATEAGVYRGAKAVSAGLADAVARPSQVLAAFGAELGRAA from the coding sequence ATGAACTATCCAGAAATCGCCAGCCGCATGTTCAACACGCCGCTGATGCTGCAACCGGCCAAGGCCGACACGATCGCCCGGGCCTTTGCCCCGCGCGTCCTCGGCCTGCCGGACGGGGATGCGGGGCAGATGGGCCTGATCGGCGAGAAGATCAGGACAGATGTCAATGACTGGGGCGAGAAGTCCTATCGCGGTGTCGATCGCCCGATGGATGGCATCGGCCTGATCGAGATCGAGGGCTCGCTGGTCAACAAGGGACGCTGGATCGGCAAATTCTGCGGCATGACCTCCTATGAGGGGATCGGCATTCTGGCCGATGACTGCCGGGCGGATGACAGTATCCGGGCCGTCGTCATCGAGGTCGACAGTTTCGGCGGCGAGGTGACGGGCGCCTTCGATTGCGCGGAAAAGATCTTCGAACTCTCGCAGGTCAAGCCGACGATTGCGGTGCTGACGGATCACGCCTGTTCGGCCGGCTATCTTCTGGCCTCGGCGGCCCGTCAGATCGTCCTGCCATCGACCGGGCTTTGCGGCTCGATCGGCGTCGTCTCGGTTCATGTCGATGTCAGCGGCTGGCTGAAGAAGGAAGGGCTGAACGTCACCATCCTGAAGGCCGGCGCCCGCAAGGCCGATCTCAACCCCTATGAGGCCATCCCCGAGGATGTGCTGGCGCGCGAGCTTTCCGAGCTGGAAGAGCTGCGCGTCGAATTTGCCGAGACGGTTGCCCGGTATCGTGCCGGGCGGCTTTCGAAAGACCAGGCGCTTGCCACGGAGGCGGGCGTCTATCGCGGCGCAAAGGCGGTATCGGCAGGACTTGCCGATGCCGTGGCGCGTCCCTCGCAGGTGCTTGCTGCCTTCGGGGCTGAACTGGGCCGTGCGGCCTGA
- a CDS encoding NlpC/P60 family protein: protein MFGDDVARDARAHALAAWPEEACGVVSGGCYIHVENIAADRENGFEMPADTWLRFQPEAVIHSHNAKAHPHWPSKADMDSQIAANIPFGIVSCDGEVTTPILWWGDHCLDVTLTGRTFVPGVFDCYGLVRSWYWQERGIRLPDFARSKSWWDEGENLLADHFQEAGFRAVDASEARPGDVFFMRLVSKVPCHSGVLLADGLCLHHLDGRLSRREPVGPWLKRVTHWVRYSG, encoded by the coding sequence ATGTTTGGTGATGATGTCGCCCGGGATGCCCGGGCGCATGCGCTTGCGGCATGGCCGGAAGAGGCCTGCGGCGTGGTATCCGGCGGTTGCTATATCCACGTCGAAAACATCGCGGCCGATCGCGAAAACGGCTTCGAAATGCCGGCCGATACCTGGCTGAGGTTCCAGCCGGAAGCGGTCATCCATAGCCACAATGCCAAAGCGCATCCTCACTGGCCGTCAAAAGCCGATATGGACAGTCAGATCGCGGCGAACATTCCCTTCGGGATTGTGAGCTGCGACGGCGAGGTGACGACGCCCATTCTCTGGTGGGGCGATCATTGTCTGGATGTAACGCTGACCGGGCGAACCTTCGTGCCGGGCGTGTTCGATTGCTACGGGCTGGTGCGCAGCTGGTACTGGCAGGAACGCGGCATCCGCCTTCCGGACTTCGCCCGCTCGAAGAGCTGGTGGGATGAAGGCGAGAACCTGCTTGCCGACCACTTCCAAGAGGCGGGCTTCCGGGCGGTCGATGCCAGCGAAGCCCGCCCGGGCGATGTGTTCTTCATGCGGCTCGTGTCGAAGGTGCCGTGTCATTCCGGTGTTCTGCTCGCGGATGGCCTTTGCCTGCATCACCTCGACGGGCGGCTGTCACGGCGTGAGCCGGTCGGGCCCTGGTTGAAGCGCGTAACGCATTGGGTGCGCTATTCCGGATGA
- a CDS encoding tail assembly protein codes for MLRKIHLHGELARQFEPTYQLDVASAGEAGQALAAVVPGFRQYAADRNFRVLRGDPETGMALGPDDLDFQLGQADLHIVPVIAGAGNRGLGKIIAGVFLIGAAFMFPGAITGIGIGGSTIGGAMKGLGVALAMGGLGQMLSPAPKINSNSGEDQSSYLFSGGANVTTEGGPVPLVYGPKFRVKPVLIAAGLSTEDVAI; via the coding sequence ATGCTCCGTAAAATCCACCTCCACGGCGAACTCGCCCGGCAGTTCGAACCGACCTACCAGCTCGACGTCGCGAGCGCAGGCGAGGCGGGCCAGGCGCTCGCCGCCGTCGTGCCAGGCTTCCGGCAATATGCGGCGGACAGAAACTTCCGTGTCCTGCGCGGAGATCCGGAAACCGGCATGGCGCTCGGGCCGGATGATCTCGACTTTCAACTCGGGCAGGCCGATCTGCATATCGTTCCGGTCATCGCGGGCGCGGGCAATCGCGGACTTGGCAAGATCATTGCCGGCGTTTTCCTGATCGGGGCGGCCTTCATGTTTCCGGGCGCGATCACCGGCATCGGCATTGGCGGCTCGACGATCGGCGGGGCGATGAAGGGGCTCGGCGTGGCGCTGGCCATGGGCGGGCTTGGTCAGATGCTGTCGCCGGCGCCGAAGATCAATAGCAATAGCGGCGAGGACCAGTCCTCCTATCTCTTCAGCGGCGGCGCCAATGTCACGACCGAAGGCGGACCCGTGCCGCTGGTCTATGGCCCAAAATTCCGCGTCAAACCGGTGCTGATCGCCGCCGGGCTTTCCACCGAAGACGTGGCCATCTGA
- a CDS encoding phage tail protein, with product MAEKFEPPACPAITSTKSVELRTLESRFGDGYSQRSGDGLNTTGVTFNAMWPGLTLDEADRIESFFLSLRGFHAFEWRLPRDKEARLYRCKSWTRTGAGGAHDTINATIERVFDL from the coding sequence ATGGCCGAAAAGTTCGAGCCGCCGGCATGCCCGGCTATCACCAGCACCAAATCGGTGGAGCTGCGCACGCTGGAGAGCCGCTTCGGTGACGGATATTCTCAGCGCAGCGGCGATGGGCTTAACACAACGGGTGTGACCTTCAATGCGATGTGGCCCGGCCTGACGCTGGACGAAGCCGACCGGATCGAAAGCTTCTTCCTGTCGCTTCGCGGCTTCCATGCGTTTGAATGGAGGTTGCCGCGAGACAAGGAGGCAAGGCTTTATCGCTGCAAGTCCTGGACAAGAACCGGGGCAGGCGGCGCCCATGACACGATCAACGCGACCATCGAAAGGGTCTTCGACCTATGA
- a CDS encoding HigA family addiction module antitoxin — protein MNTILPPVHPGEILREEYLVPLGMSAGALAKRLHVPRTRIERIVTEQTAITTDTALRLAKFFRTTPEFWLNMQASYDLKTQAAAMKAELDRIPEIEAA, from the coding sequence ATGAACACCATTCTGCCCCCGGTTCACCCTGGCGAGATCCTGCGCGAGGAATATCTGGTCCCGCTCGGCATGAGCGCCGGCGCGCTGGCAAAGCGGCTTCATGTGCCGCGCACGCGCATCGAGCGGATCGTCACGGAACAGACGGCCATTACCACCGACACGGCTCTTCGTCTGGCGAAGTTCTTCCGCACGACCCCGGAATTCTGGCTGAACATGCAGGCAAGCTATGATCTGAAGACACAAGCCGCAGCCATGAAGGCCGAGCTCGACAGAATTCCGGAAATCGAAGCGGCCTAG
- a CDS encoding phage tail tape measure protein: MSRPDIPVTIGADDREFRTAMTRVRMQARTAANDTASSFLSIRKKIGGLDGIFGALRGGPAGLAASLGLGVIVSETQKAVDAVADLGKAAKTAGVDFEAFQELRYAAVKNRIELHALTDGLKEMQLRADEFVKTGGGSAAESFQRLGLSARQLTRMLEDPAVMFETLIGKIRELDRAAQIRVLDEIFGGTAAEDFAGLMDAAGQSISDAREEARDMGAVMDDELLQQAEDINAEWETMALIIGTNVKGALVDIGGLISGLIGKMQDLSSAIQNARVGLRAAEAGAKMGAMADGSILLPPVNVTTSYDPAADYADYNAGREILEQKLAANREVSAELERQNGLTSDQLALEKEMAAVRKIYEEAGGAPTKEMVRAQAEARLAAKTSRRSSGKSGGGGGSAATAVDREREAVEKLIQALQDELRMTEMTADQKKVFENLRRAGTAATDTEKASIRELTFAIEAQRHKQEAAADTAEFFRDTARDSFLALIPAIETGNAALDSMINKLIEAAAQAALFGDGPLGGLLGGGLLSGFLPAHATGTNFTQGGMALVGERGPEILKLPRGGEIIPNHRLGAVSSSTSSGSVISSVSIGDINVSVPEGTDPKDAVAMGKEFRKQIDAVVDRRLQENARVRGMLAGGPF; the protein is encoded by the coding sequence ATGAGCAGACCGGATATTCCCGTCACGATCGGCGCCGATGATCGCGAGTTTCGAACCGCGATGACGCGGGTCCGGATGCAGGCGCGCACCGCTGCCAACGATACGGCAAGCTCGTTCCTGTCGATCCGGAAGAAGATCGGCGGTCTGGACGGCATCTTCGGGGCGTTGCGCGGCGGTCCGGCAGGCCTTGCCGCCTCGCTAGGCCTCGGCGTGATTGTCAGCGAAACGCAGAAGGCCGTGGACGCCGTGGCGGATCTCGGCAAGGCGGCAAAGACCGCCGGGGTCGACTTCGAGGCGTTCCAGGAATTGCGCTATGCGGCCGTCAAGAATCGTATTGAATTGCACGCCTTGACCGACGGCCTGAAGGAAATGCAGCTTCGCGCCGATGAATTCGTCAAGACCGGCGGCGGGTCTGCGGCCGAGTCCTTTCAACGTCTCGGCCTTTCCGCCCGACAGCTCACCCGCATGCTGGAAGACCCGGCGGTGATGTTCGAAACGCTGATCGGCAAGATCCGCGAACTCGACAGGGCGGCGCAGATCCGGGTGCTGGACGAGATCTTCGGCGGCACGGCTGCGGAGGACTTTGCCGGGCTGATGGACGCTGCCGGCCAGAGCATCTCGGATGCCCGGGAAGAGGCCCGGGACATGGGCGCGGTGATGGATGACGAGCTTCTGCAACAGGCGGAAGACATCAACGCCGAATGGGAAACCATGGCGCTGATCATCGGCACCAATGTCAAAGGGGCGCTGGTCGATATCGGCGGGTTGATCAGCGGCCTGATCGGCAAGATGCAGGACCTGAGCTCTGCCATCCAGAATGCGCGGGTGGGCCTGCGTGCTGCCGAGGCCGGCGCCAAAATGGGCGCCATGGCCGACGGGTCGATATTGCTCCCTCCCGTGAATGTAACGACGTCCTATGATCCAGCCGCCGATTATGCGGACTATAATGCCGGCCGCGAAATCCTCGAGCAGAAGCTTGCCGCCAACCGGGAGGTATCGGCCGAACTGGAACGGCAGAACGGCCTGACCTCGGACCAGCTCGCGCTGGAAAAGGAAATGGCCGCCGTCCGCAAGATCTATGAGGAGGCGGGCGGCGCGCCGACAAAGGAAATGGTGCGTGCCCAGGCTGAAGCCCGGCTTGCGGCCAAGACCTCGCGCCGCAGCAGCGGGAAATCCGGGGGCGGCGGTGGCTCGGCTGCCACTGCGGTCGATCGGGAACGCGAAGCCGTCGAAAAGCTTATTCAGGCGCTGCAGGACGAACTGCGGATGACCGAGATGACGGCGGACCAGAAGAAGGTCTTCGAAAACCTCCGCCGCGCCGGCACGGCCGCGACCGACACGGAAAAAGCCTCGATCCGGGAACTGACATTTGCGATCGAGGCGCAGAGGCACAAGCAGGAAGCCGCCGCCGATACGGCCGAATTCTTCCGCGATACGGCCCGCGACAGCTTTCTGGCGCTGATCCCGGCCATCGAAACCGGCAATGCCGCGCTCGACAGCATGATCAACAAGCTGATCGAGGCGGCGGCGCAGGCGGCGCTCTTCGGCGACGGGCCGCTTGGCGGTTTGTTGGGTGGCGGGCTGCTGAGTGGCTTCCTGCCGGCCCATGCGACGGGCACAAACTTCACCCAGGGCGGCATGGCGCTGGTCGGCGAGCGCGGGCCGGAGATTTTGAAACTGCCGCGCGGCGGCGAGATCATCCCCAATCACCGGCTTGGGGCGGTCAGTTCTTCGACCTCTTCGGGGTCGGTGATCAGCTCGGTCAGCATTGGCGATATCAATGTCTCGGTTCCGGAAGGCACGGATCCGAAGGATGCCGTGGCGATGGGCAAGGAATTCCGCAAACAGATCGACGCCGTCGTCGACAGGCGTCTTCAGGAAAACGCCCGGGTGCGGGGCATGCTTGCAGGAGGGCCGTTCTGA
- a CDS encoding DUF2442 domain-containing protein, with protein sequence MVGTASPPDDDVVSVGRRVPRLAAVEPREGRKLFVRFDDGREKTVDLAPALESRRLYKPLREDDALFRSFRINEYRNAIEWNDALDFSAMWLEALPPSEFTNDDFHSTMERQDRSEP encoded by the coding sequence ATGGTTGGAACCGCCTCACCACCTGATGACGACGTGGTTTCGGTCGGCCGCAGGGTCCCGCGCCTTGCAGCCGTCGAGCCGCGCGAGGGCCGCAAACTGTTCGTTCGGTTTGACGACGGCCGCGAAAAGACGGTCGATCTCGCCCCTGCCCTGGAAAGCCGGCGTCTCTACAAGCCACTGCGCGAGGACGATGCGCTGTTCCGGTCCTTCCGGATCAACGAATATCGCAACGCCATCGAATGGAATGACGCGCTCGACTTTTCCGCCATGTGGCTGGAAGCACTTCCGCCGTCAGAATTTACCAATGACGATTTCCACAGCACCATGGAGCGGCAAGACAGGAGCGAACCTTGA
- a CDS encoding phage tail tube protein, with amino-acid sequence MALGRELIIKRKNDATEEFDIVCVVEQRSLNINNEEVDTTKPDCDNPGGVLRYSSIGGVQSVRWSGSGAYVSSVTQALVLDDVLNQRKAEYQVTVPSVGTFEGLMTMLSANFQGDKTGELTCDLAGVFQQDVAFAAAA; translated from the coding sequence ATGGCACTTGGCCGCGAACTGATCATCAAGCGCAAGAACGACGCGACGGAGGAATTTGATATCGTTTGCGTTGTCGAGCAGCGCTCGCTGAACATCAACAATGAGGAAGTGGATACGACGAAGCCGGACTGCGATAATCCGGGCGGCGTGCTGCGCTATTCCTCGATCGGCGGCGTCCAGTCGGTGCGCTGGTCGGGATCGGGAGCCTATGTGAGCTCGGTGACGCAGGCGCTGGTTCTGGACGATGTGCTGAACCAGAGGAAGGCGGAATATCAGGTCACAGTGCCTTCTGTGGGAACGTTTGAGGGGCTGATGACCATGCTGTCGGCGAACTTCCAGGGGGATAAAACCGGCGAGCTCACCTGCGACCTGGCTGGTGTCTTCCAGCAGGACGTCGCTTTTGCGGCAGCAGCATGA
- a CDS encoding major capsid protein, with translation MSELLLNTAELVTVLPPRDRPEAFLRNRYFSTTVLSEQEEIVFDRILPDRELAPFVHPDVPGKDAANRGFTATSLKPAYVKPQNTLRPSGNLIRMPGEQLAGAVSPEQRYAYNIAQILDDQDMRITRREELMCSEVLRTGRVIVEGENYPTQTVNYQRAAELTIALSGAARWGESGVDPYDDIEDWIDLLAITDGFTAREVTLGPGAATLLKRSERFQKMLDNRRQASGSMEFGPVSTGAEGKYSAVLGQIGEITFLQYSQGYTAGGVKRNFWPSYGVGILDPQGFMGHFGYGAILDDQALVPMERFPDMWREKNPSRTILQTQAAPLPIAPEPNASLFALVR, from the coding sequence ATGAGTGAACTTCTTCTCAATACGGCGGAACTGGTGACGGTTCTGCCGCCGCGCGACCGGCCGGAAGCCTTTCTGCGCAATCGCTACTTCTCCACCACGGTTCTCTCCGAACAGGAGGAAATCGTCTTCGACCGGATCCTGCCCGATCGCGAGCTTGCGCCCTTCGTTCATCCGGACGTCCCGGGCAAGGATGCGGCCAATCGCGGCTTTACAGCGACCAGCCTGAAGCCGGCCTATGTGAAGCCGCAGAACACGCTGCGCCCATCCGGCAATCTGATCCGCATGCCCGGCGAACAGCTTGCCGGCGCGGTCTCGCCCGAGCAGCGCTATGCCTACAACATTGCGCAGATCCTCGATGACCAGGACATGCGCATTACCCGGCGCGAGGAGCTGATGTGTTCGGAAGTCCTGCGCACGGGAAGGGTGATTGTCGAGGGTGAGAACTATCCGACCCAGACGGTCAACTACCAGCGCGCCGCAGAACTCACCATTGCGCTTTCCGGCGCTGCCCGCTGGGGCGAGAGCGGCGTCGATCCGTATGACGATATCGAGGACTGGATCGACCTTCTGGCCATCACCGATGGCTTTACCGCGCGCGAGGTGACGCTCGGTCCGGGGGCGGCAACGCTCTTGAAGCGGTCCGAGCGTTTCCAGAAGATGCTCGACAATCGCCGGCAGGCCTCCGGCTCCATGGAGTTCGGCCCGGTCTCGACCGGCGCCGAGGGCAAATACTCGGCCGTGCTCGGCCAGATCGGCGAGATCACCTTCCTGCAGTATTCGCAGGGCTATACCGCCGGGGGCGTCAAGCGCAATTTCTGGCCGAGCTACGGTGTGGGCATTCTCGATCCGCAGGGCTTCATGGGCCACTTCGGCTATGGCGCCATTCTGGACGATCAGGCGCTGGTGCCGATGGAGCGCTTCCCCGACATGTGGCGGGAGAAGAACCCCTCGCGCACCATTCTGCAGACGCAGGCAGCCCCGCTGCCGATCGCGCCGGAACCGAATGCCAGCCTCTTTGCGCTCGTGCGCTGA